The following are from one region of the Flavobacteriales bacterium genome:
- a CDS encoding tetratricopeptide repeat protein, which translates to MKNQLITIQLIFLPFLGGFSFAQSPIVDSLKIELSKAKHDTTRCNILNQMVEEELDDELWPKYNEELKQLAEKNLKNNLSLELKNIYNKNLATAFNNIGYLNASNGQMADAIENYLKCIEIQKKINAKEDLSSTLSSVGNVYRKSGDYPKALKYYNQSLAISNEISDKEGEANSMYFIGWVYDNQGDITTALEFYIKSLKIQEQLKNTDGMARAINNIAYIYNNQGDTKTAIDYYLKSLKLYTEINDVVGVASALNNLGNIYDKLNDLSKAKEYYNQSFAKFSSIPYKTGIAYTLNNLGNVWYKEGDLNKAFEYYTNSLAIRLEIKDMQGVAITSSNIGEIYYKQKNLIEAQKNCLYGLTVSQEIGYASGIKMASGILYKIYEKQNKGMQALEMHVLYIQMRDSINNIETQKAVITQAAKHTYEKKAAEDKIRADEEKKLNEIKLKQERTQRYSLYGGLILVLAFSGFIYSRFKITQKQKIVIEQQKAVVEKAHVLLEEKNEEIIASIRYAKRIQDALMTSQKYITRNIERLKNNSNN; encoded by the coding sequence ATGAAAAATCAACTCATTACAATTCAGCTAATTTTTTTACCCTTTTTGGGTGGTTTTTCTTTTGCCCAATCTCCAATTGTTGATTCTTTAAAAATAGAATTAAGCAAAGCCAAACACGACACTACTCGCTGTAATATCTTAAACCAAATGGTTGAAGAAGAATTGGACGATGAACTCTGGCCAAAATACAATGAAGAATTGAAGCAACTTGCAGAAAAAAACCTTAAAAACAATCTTTCTCTAGAGTTAAAAAATATATATAATAAAAATTTAGCCACAGCATTTAACAATATCGGGTACCTAAATGCCTCTAACGGCCAAATGGCTGATGCCATTGAGAACTACTTAAAATGTATTGAAATTCAGAAAAAGATAAACGCAAAAGAAGACCTTTCTTCTACACTAAGTAGTGTTGGTAATGTTTATAGAAAAAGTGGGGATTACCCTAAAGCATTAAAATATTATAATCAAAGTCTAGCTATAAGCAATGAAATAAGTGATAAAGAAGGTGAGGCTAATTCCATGTATTTTATTGGATGGGTTTATGATAATCAAGGAGATATTACAACCGCTTTAGAGTTCTATATTAAGAGTTTAAAAATTCAAGAGCAATTAAAAAATACGGATGGAATGGCTCGTGCCATAAACAACATTGCCTACATATACAATAATCAAGGCGACACAAAAACCGCTATTGATTACTATTTAAAGAGTTTAAAATTATATACGGAAATTAACGATGTGGTTGGAGTTGCCTCAGCATTAAATAACCTTGGTAATATTTATGATAAACTCAATGATTTGTCTAAAGCTAAAGAGTATTACAATCAAAGCTTTGCAAAATTTAGTTCCATTCCATATAAAACTGGAATAGCATATACCTTGAATAACTTAGGAAATGTATGGTACAAAGAAGGTGATTTAAATAAAGCTTTTGAGTATTATACCAACAGTTTGGCTATTCGATTAGAAATAAAAGACATGCAAGGAGTAGCTATTACAAGTTCAAATATTGGTGAAATATACTATAAACAAAAAAATTTAATTGAAGCTCAAAAAAACTGTTTGTATGGGTTAACTGTTTCTCAAGAAATTGGTTATGCTTCGGGAATAAAAATGGCTTCGGGAATTTTGTATAAAATTTACGAAAAACAAAACAAAGGAATGCAAGCGTTAGAAATGCATGTTTTGTACATACAAATGCGTGACAGTATTAATAATATTGAAACTCAAAAAGCAGTGATAACTCAAGCAGCAAAACATACTTACGAGAAAAAAGCTGCAGAAGATAAAATTCGTGCCGATGAAGAGAAAAAATTAAATGAAATCAAACTAAAACAAGAACGAACACAACGCTACTCATTGTATGGTGGATTAATATTGGTTTTGGCATTTTCTGGCTTTATATACAGCCGTTTTAAAATTACTCAAAAACAAAAAATAGTTATTGAACAACAAAAAGCTGTGGTAGAAAAAGCGCATGTTTTGTTAGAGGAAAAAAATGAAGAAATTATTGCCAGTATTCGCTATGCAAAACGCATACAAGATGCATTGATGACTTCACAAAAATACATTACACGAAATATCGAGCGGTTAAAAAACAATTCCAATAACTAA
- a CDS encoding Mrp/NBP35 family ATP-binding protein yields MDFQEKDILEALGYVIEPDLKKDIITLNLVSNIAIENNVIKFDLQINNPAMHNKKRIVEACELHLSKVLKTPITAEINFSAIPKAPEMPKSSKVLPQVKNIIAIASGKGGVGKSTVTANLAVALAQKGYKVGLVDADIYGPSMPLMFNVEGERPTSVEVNGRNLIQPIESYGVKLLSIGFFAGTDQAVVWRGPMATKALSQLFTEANWGELDYMLIDLPPGTGDIHLSLVQTVAVTGAVVVSTPQKMALIDARKAVGMFKLSQINVPVLGFIENMAYFTPEELPNNKYYIFGKDGLKELAEKEGLPLLGEIPLVQSVREAGDVGRPAVLQENTPQSKAFLAFADKVIEQVELRNQAMEPTKKVEITTMSGCSTK; encoded by the coding sequence ATGGATTTTCAAGAAAAAGATATATTAGAAGCTTTAGGTTATGTAATAGAGCCCGATTTAAAAAAAGACATCATCACATTAAATTTAGTTTCAAACATTGCTATTGAAAACAATGTTATCAAGTTCGATTTACAAATTAACAACCCTGCAATGCACAACAAAAAACGTATTGTTGAGGCTTGCGAATTGCATTTAAGCAAAGTACTTAAAACACCTATAACAGCAGAAATAAATTTTTCTGCTATACCAAAAGCACCAGAAATGCCTAAAAGCAGCAAGGTGTTGCCACAAGTAAAAAACATCATTGCTATTGCTTCTGGCAAAGGTGGTGTGGGTAAATCTACCGTTACAGCTAATTTAGCGGTGGCATTGGCACAAAAAGGTTATAAAGTGGGATTGGTCGATGCTGATATTTATGGCCCATCCATGCCCTTAATGTTTAATGTAGAAGGTGAAAGACCTACTTCTGTTGAAGTAAATGGTAGAAACTTAATTCAACCTATTGAGAGTTATGGTGTAAAATTGCTTTCTATTGGCTTTTTTGCTGGTACCGACCAAGCTGTAGTTTGGCGTGGACCAATGGCTACCAAAGCGCTTTCGCAATTGTTTACCGAAGCAAACTGGGGTGAATTGGATTACATGTTAATTGATTTGCCTCCAGGAACTGGCGATATTCATTTATCATTAGTACAAACTGTTGCTGTAACTGGCGCAGTTGTGGTAAGCACACCTCAAAAAATGGCGTTAATTGATGCCCGAAAAGCGGTGGGCATGTTTAAGCTTTCTCAAATTAATGTGCCTGTTCTAGGGTTTATCGAAAACATGGCTTATTTCACACCAGAAGAATTACCAAACAACAAATATTACATTTTTGGTAAAGATGGTTTAAAAGAATTGGCAGAAAAAGAAGGCTTACCCTTGTTAGGCGAAATACCATTAGTACAAAGTGTTAGAGAAGCTGGAGATGTTGGTCGTCCAGCAGTATTACAAGAAAACACTCCTCAATCAAAAGCCTTTTTAGCCTTTGCTGATAAGGTAATTGAGCAGGTGGAATTACGTAACCAAGCTATGGAACCAACCAAAAAAGTAGAGATAACCACCATGTCTGGTTGTTCAACTAAATAA
- a CDS encoding NifU family protein translates to MNKSEIIEKVNQALDQIRPFLNDDGGDIELIEVTDDFMVKVKLLGACKSCSMSPMTLKGGVEESIKRVVPELRGVIAIEDEAIV, encoded by the coding sequence ATGAATAAATCAGAAATAATAGAAAAAGTAAATCAAGCACTCGACCAAATTCGTCCGTTTTTGAACGATGATGGCGGAGATATTGAATTGATTGAAGTTACTGATGACTTTATGGTTAAAGTAAAATTATTGGGCGCTTGTAAAAGTTGTTCCATGAGCCCAATGACCTTAAAAGGTGGTGTTGAAGAATCTATTAAACGAGTGGTGCCTGAACTTAGAGGTGTTATTGCAATTGAAGACGAGGCTATCGTTTAG
- a CDS encoding S9 family peptidase, with protein sequence MKKIIFPSMVVLTLFSCSEQEQKVKKTAIIYPETKQGDVIDNYFGFEVRDPYRWLEDDRSAETEAWVIAQNKVTFGYLHAMPQREILKNRISALWNYEKVGTPFFEDGVKYFYKNDGLQNQYVLYSQKGEEAAQVFLDPNQFSSDGTTSLGDVSFSKNGKLLAYSISEGGSDWRKVIIMNAETKEILEDTLIDVKFSGLSWKGNEGFYYSSYDKPKGSELSAKTDQHKLFYHKLGTAQKTDELVFGGKTEQKRRYVGGYVTEDDSYLIVSAAESTSGNELYIKDLTKPNSAIVRVVDNFDSDSYVMENKGSKLFISTNFNAPNKRVVTVDAKNPKQENWVDFIPETENVLSPSTGAGYFFAHYMKDAVSQVKQFDYDGKLVREIALPGIGTASGFGGKKEDTTIYFSFTNYNTPESNYVLAPKTGESSLYWSPKIDFNPADFESKQTFYTSKDGTKVPIIITYKKGVKLDGKNPTILYGYGGFNISITPSFSIANAVWMENGGVYAVANLRGGGEYGRKWHDAGTQLLKQNVFDDFIGAAEFLIKENYTSSDYLAIMGRSNGGLLVGACMTQRPELYKVAFPGVGVLDMLRYHTFTSGAGWAYDYGTSEQSEEMFKYLKNYSPVHNVKKGTKYPATLVTTGDHDDRVVPAHSFKFAAELQAKNDGANPTLIRIETNAGHGAGTPVSKLIDANADVLGFAFYNMGIELK encoded by the coding sequence ATGAAAAAAATTATTTTCCCAAGCATGGTGGTTTTAACCCTATTTTCTTGTTCAGAACAAGAACAAAAAGTGAAAAAAACAGCTATAATTTATCCTGAAACCAAACAAGGCGATGTTATTGATAACTATTTTGGGTTTGAAGTTCGCGACCCTTACCGTTGGTTGGAAGACGACCGAAGTGCTGAAACAGAAGCTTGGGTAATTGCCCAAAACAAAGTAACCTTTGGTTATTTACATGCCATGCCACAGCGCGAAATTTTAAAAAACAGAATTTCGGCATTGTGGAATTACGAAAAAGTAGGCACTCCATTTTTTGAAGACGGTGTAAAATACTTTTACAAAAACGATGGTTTACAAAACCAATATGTATTGTACAGTCAAAAAGGTGAAGAAGCTGCACAGGTTTTCTTAGACCCGAACCAATTTTCAAGCGATGGAACAACCTCTTTGGGTGATGTAAGTTTCTCGAAAAACGGAAAACTATTGGCTTATTCCATTTCTGAAGGTGGTAGCGATTGGCGCAAAGTGATAATCATGAACGCCGAAACCAAAGAAATTTTAGAAGACACCTTGATTGATGTGAAATTTAGTGGCTTATCGTGGAAAGGAAACGAAGGATTTTATTACTCGAGCTACGACAAACCAAAAGGAAGCGAACTTTCGGCTAAAACCGACCAACACAAATTGTTTTACCACAAATTGGGTACAGCTCAAAAAACCGATGAATTGGTTTTTGGTGGAAAAACTGAACAAAAACGTCGTTATGTGGGTGGTTACGTTACCGAAGACGATAGTTATTTAATTGTTTCTGCTGCCGAATCTACTTCTGGCAATGAATTGTACATTAAAGATTTAACCAAACCAAACAGTGCAATTGTACGTGTGGTTGATAATTTTGACTCCGACAGTTATGTAATGGAAAACAAAGGTTCGAAATTGTTTATTTCAACCAACTTTAATGCTCCAAACAAACGAGTAGTAACCGTTGATGCAAAAAACCCAAAACAAGAAAATTGGGTAGATTTTATTCCTGAAACAGAAAACGTGTTGAGTCCTTCTACTGGTGCTGGATACTTTTTTGCACATTACATGAAAGATGCGGTTTCGCAAGTAAAACAGTTTGATTACGACGGTAAATTGGTACGTGAAATTGCTCTACCAGGCATTGGTACAGCAAGCGGTTTTGGTGGTAAAAAAGAAGATACTACCATTTACTTTTCGTTTACCAACTACAACACTCCTGAAAGCAATTATGTTTTAGCTCCAAAAACTGGCGAATCATCATTGTACTGGAGTCCGAAAATTGATTTTAACCCTGCTGATTTTGAATCGAAACAAACGTTTTATACCTCGAAAGACGGAACAAAAGTGCCGATTATTATTACGTACAAAAAAGGGGTGAAATTAGACGGTAAAAACCCAACCATACTTTACGGTTACGGAGGTTTTAACATCAGCATTACACCAAGTTTTAGTATTGCTAATGCGGTTTGGATGGAAAACGGTGGGGTTTATGCGGTTGCCAACTTGCGTGGCGGCGGCGAATACGGTAGAAAATGGCACGATGCAGGAACGCAACTTTTAAAACAAAATGTGTTCGACGATTTTATTGGTGCTGCCGAATTTTTGATTAAAGAAAATTATACTTCGAGTGATTACTTGGCGATAATGGGTCGTTCAAACGGTGGTTTGTTGGTGGGTGCTTGTATGACTCAACGACCAGAATTGTACAAAGTAGCTTTCCCGGGTGTTGGTGTTTTAGACATGTTGCGTTACCACACCTTTACTTCTGGTGCAGGTTGGGCTTACGATTACGGAACATCGGAGCAATCGGAAGAAATGTTTAAGTACTTGAAAAATTACTCGCCAGTACACAATGTAAAAAAAGGAACAAAATACCCAGCAACGTTGGTAACCACTGGCGACCACGACGACCGTGTTGTACCAGCACACTCGTTTAAATTTGCTGCCGAATTGCAAGCCAAGAACGATGGTGCCAACCCTACTTTAATTAGAATTGAAACCAATGCCGGACACGGTGCTGGAACTCCAGTTTCTAAATTAATTGATGCCAATGCCGATGTGTTGGGTTTTGCTTTTTACAATATGGGAATTGAGTTGAAATAA
- a CDS encoding ORF6N domain-containing protein → MAKKQAALAIPKDIILSKIFEIRGQKVMLDRDLAELYDVKAIRLREQVKRNLEKFPEHFMFQLTEKETDNMVSQNAIPSKQHLGGYLPYVFTEHGVLQLANVLTGTRATQMSIKIIEVFVKMREILLTHKDILAELETIKQKLGSNSNDIELIFNYLKQFEQAKQQEFEYQNREKIGFKPTKKDN, encoded by the coding sequence ATGGCAAAGAAGCAAGCAGCATTAGCAATACCAAAAGATATAATCTTAAGCAAGATTTTTGAAATTAGAGGTCAAAAAGTAATGTTAGATAGAGATTTAGCAGAACTCTACGATGTAAAAGCTATCCGATTACGTGAACAAGTAAAAAGAAACTTGGAGAAATTCCCAGAACATTTTATGTTCCAGTTAACTGAAAAAGAAACTGATAACATGGTATCGCAAAATGCGATACCTTCCAAACAACATCTTGGAGGTTATTTGCCTTACGTATTTACAGAGCACGGTGTGTTACAATTAGCAAATGTTTTAACAGGTACTAGAGCAACACAAATGAGTATTAAAATAATAGAGGTTTTTGTTAAAATGCGTGAAATACTCCTAACCCACAAAGATATTTTAGCAGAGCTGGAAACTATAAAACAAAAATTAGGTTCGAATAGCAACGATATTGAATTAATCTTTAACTATTTAAAGCAGTTTGAACAAGCTAAACAACAAGAATTTGAATACCAGAATAGAGAAAAAATAGGTTTTAAACCCACGAAAAAAGATAACTAA
- a CDS encoding YcaQ family DNA glycosylase, with protein sequence MLGAGFGKGKNGVLTAIEHLGYVQIDTLSVVARAHHHTLWSRLPDYAEAFLNELLEKDKTIFEYWSHAASYLPMCDYRFSLPRKQLFASGKSHWFEQDKKLNQYVLDRIKAEGPLQSKDFEHKRTSPGNWYEWKPAKKALEQLFMQGDLMVAKRQGFQKVYDIAERVLPKKVNTSTPTEQEYAKHLIKKTIQAHGLVDEAQITYLRPKAKKAVTNTLKELVENNEIVEISIENQKNTFYSTKEQLSVLNSIKPTENIHFLSPFDNAVIQRKRLQTLFNYDYQIECYVPEAKRKFGYFCLPILYNNQFVGRFDPKADRKTKTFHVKQLYFENGFKPDAKFNTAFTTKLNEFAAFNGCNKVVLP encoded by the coding sequence TTGTTAGGTGCTGGTTTTGGTAAAGGTAAAAACGGCGTTTTAACTGCTATCGAGCATTTGGGTTATGTGCAAATTGATACGCTTTCGGTGGTGGCTCGGGCACATCATCATACCCTTTGGAGTCGATTACCAGATTACGCAGAAGCATTCCTCAATGAATTACTTGAAAAAGACAAAACCATTTTTGAATATTGGAGCCACGCAGCATCGTATTTACCCATGTGCGATTATCGGTTTTCCTTACCACGTAAGCAATTGTTTGCATCAGGCAAATCACACTGGTTTGAACAAGATAAAAAACTAAACCAATACGTTTTAGACCGTATAAAAGCCGAAGGACCTTTACAATCGAAAGATTTTGAGCACAAACGAACATCGCCAGGCAACTGGTACGAATGGAAACCCGCCAAAAAAGCCCTAGAACAATTGTTTATGCAGGGCGATTTAATGGTGGCTAAACGACAAGGTTTTCAAAAAGTGTACGACATTGCTGAACGCGTTTTACCAAAAAAGGTAAACACCTCTACTCCAACTGAACAAGAATACGCCAAACATTTGATAAAAAAAACCATACAAGCTCATGGCTTGGTTGACGAAGCTCAAATAACCTACTTACGACCAAAAGCGAAAAAAGCAGTAACGAACACATTAAAAGAATTGGTAGAAAACAACGAAATAGTAGAAATAAGCATAGAAAACCAAAAAAACACCTTCTACTCCACCAAAGAGCAGTTAAGTGTTTTAAACTCGATTAAACCAACCGAAAACATTCATTTTTTATCTCCTTTCGATAATGCGGTGATACAACGCAAACGATTACAAACTTTATTCAATTACGATTACCAAATTGAATGTTATGTACCCGAAGCCAAACGAAAATTTGGTTATTTCTGCTTACCCATTTTATACAACAACCAATTTGTTGGGCGTTTCGACCCCAAAGCCGACCGCAAAACAAAAACTTTTCATGTAAAACAACTTTATTTCGAAAATGGCTTTAAACCCGATGCTAAATTTAATACTGCTTTTACAACAAAGCTGAACGAGTTTGCAGCATTTAATGGATGTAACAAGGTTGTTTTGCCATAG
- a CDS encoding carboxypeptidase-like regulatory domain-containing protein has protein sequence MKKQITLILMLALTTGLFANNNNENKAKLAVVKGKVLDQQESLTGVKIMVDNVPTTVYTDFDGNFILTNLTQGKHTISFSMVAYENKVIEIDLTESQNIEVKLDSK, from the coding sequence ATGAAAAAACAAATCACCCTTATATTAATGTTAGCCTTAACCACAGGTTTATTCGCTAACAATAACAACGAAAACAAAGCAAAATTAGCTGTAGTTAAAGGAAAAGTGTTAGACCAACAAGAGTCGCTAACCGGCGTTAAAATTATGGTTGACAACGTTCCTACTACAGTTTATACCGATTTTGATGGTAATTTTATTTTAACCAACCTTACACAAGGAAAACACACCATAAGTTTTAGTATGGTTGCTTACGAAAACAAGGTAATTGAAATAGATTTAACCGAATCGCAAAACATTGAAGTTAAACTTGATTCAAAATAA
- a CDS encoding toxin-antitoxin system YwqK family antitoxin: MKKLCFILALLASPAIFFAQEVTNKEGVFVGNNGEKYSGNLVSYFENGNKEYVYEIKNGIQHGKAEFFYSSGKLMESGMFANGLKAGKWTKWSEKGLKLAEANYTNGEKDGTWIIWDENGVKRYEMLYNKGQRAGAWKSWDETGKEGETKVYTSN; encoded by the coding sequence ATGAAAAAGTTGTGTTTTATACTTGCTTTATTAGCCTCTCCAGCCATTTTCTTTGCACAAGAAGTAACCAATAAAGAAGGAGTTTTTGTTGGAAATAATGGCGAAAAATATAGTGGAAATCTGGTTTCTTATTTTGAAAACGGAAACAAAGAATACGTGTATGAAATTAAAAATGGCATCCAGCACGGAAAAGCAGAATTTTTTTACTCTTCAGGAAAATTAATGGAAAGCGGAATGTTTGCTAATGGATTAAAAGCTGGTAAATGGACAAAGTGGTCGGAAAAAGGACTAAAACTGGCTGAAGCAAACTATACCAATGGCGAAAAAGATGGCACATGGATTATTTGGGATGAAAATGGTGTGAAAAGATATGAAATGCTTTACAACAAAGGACAAAGAGCTGGAGCATGGAAAAGCTGGGACGAAACCGGAAAAGAAGGAGAAACCAAAGTGTACACCTCCAATTAA
- a CDS encoding response regulator transcription factor: protein MCPKVVIISNHPTEHKKLEHLLVQEGYEVFQLSAINAKNVALIDNIAPQIILLEMDLGAYDGIEVCYQLKIEKKIDAFIVINSTQEEDYVQIEAFKAGADDYIIKPISNRILLKKIQALLNRSSQKTINNNIKGTLMHNDIVVDIDEYAVYKGQQKIELPRKEFEILCLLFKNPRKVFSRDTIYQSVWENTENLNPRIIDVHIRKIREKIGDEIIHTIKGVGYQLAK, encoded by the coding sequence ATGTGCCCTAAAGTTGTCATTATTTCTAATCATCCTACCGAACACAAAAAGTTGGAACATCTTTTAGTGCAAGAAGGGTATGAGGTTTTTCAGCTTTCAGCAATCAACGCTAAAAATGTAGCATTAATTGATAACATTGCTCCTCAAATTATTTTGCTTGAAATGGATTTGGGAGCTTACGATGGCATTGAGGTTTGCTACCAATTAAAAATTGAGAAGAAAATAGATGCGTTTATTGTAATTAATTCTACCCAAGAAGAAGATTACGTTCAAATTGAAGCTTTTAAAGCTGGTGCTGACGATTACATTATCAAACCCATTAGCAATAGGATTTTATTAAAAAAGATACAAGCATTACTGAACAGGTCGTCTCAAAAAACAATCAACAATAACATTAAAGGCACGTTAATGCACAACGACATTGTTGTTGATATTGATGAATATGCCGTATACAAAGGACAACAAAAGATTGAGTTGCCTCGAAAAGAGTTTGAGATTTTGTGTCTGTTGTTTAAAAATCCACGCAAAGTTTTTTCTAGAGACACCATTTACCAATCGGTTTGGGAAAACACAGAAAACTTAAACCCTCGAATTATTGATGTACACATTCGAAAAATTCGTGAAAAAATTGGTGATGAAATTATCCACACCATAAAAGGTGTAGGATATCAATTAGCAAAATAA